The genomic window CAATGACTGGGCCACCTGGATAACCTAGCTTTAATAATCTAGCCACTTTATCAAAAGCTTCCCCAGCAGCATCATCACGAGTTTCACCCAGGGTTTCGTATATACCACATTCCCTAACATAAATCAAGCTTGTGTGTCCGCCGGAAACCAGTAAGCTAAGAAAAGGGGGATCTAAAGTTGGCTCACTCAAATAAGTGGCGTAGATGTGACCTTCGAGGTGGTGAACTCCCAAAAATGGTTTATTGTACAAAATCGCTAAAGTTTTGGCCGCCGTTAACCCTACTAACAACGCTCCGACCAATCCAGGGGCGCAAGTGGCTGCGATCGCATCAATTTGTCCCCAATCTAATTGAGCTTGCTCTAAGGCTTGAGCGATCGCCTGATTTATCGTTTCCAAATGCTGGCGAGATGCAACTTCTGGCACTACCCCACCATACTGCTGATGTACTGGAATTTGGGAAGTAATAATACTACTGCAAACTTGACGATTTTTAACAATTGCCACGGCAGTTTCATCACAGCTAGTTTCTATTGCTAAAACAGTTACCATTGCTACCAAGGAGTAATAAGTGCTGAGTCTGGAATGCTGAGTTTTGAGCTATAACCAAATACTCAGAACTCGTTACTCAGCACTCAGGACTCTGTAAGAACTTGTTTGAGAAGCTTTAACTTTTATTTACTTCAACTTTACTCGATTCCCGCCCAAGAGTATGATGACTTGCTAGTTAAGCAAATAAAGAGTGTACAAGCCGCTTCGTTTTGTACAAAAAACTTTTTCTTTTGTAATAAAAGGAAACACACCGATGAAAAGATTGTTTGCTTTGATGTTAGTGATTTGTCTTGCATTCAGTTTCGCACCCCCAGCTAAAGCTCTAGGCGCGAATCTGACCCCCTGTAAAGACAATCCTGCATTTCAAGCACTTGCAAAAAACGCCCGTAATACTACAGCCGATCCAGAATCTGGGAAAAAACGTTTTGAACGTTATTCTCAAGCACTGTGTGGACCAGAAGGCTATCCTCACTTGATTGTTGATGGTCGCCTTGATCGCGCTGGAGACTTTTTAATTCCTAGCATTCTGTTCTTGTATATTGCTGGTTGGATTG from Nostoc sp. UHCC 0870 includes these protein-coding regions:
- the tsaD gene encoding tRNA (adenosine(37)-N6)-threonylcarbamoyltransferase complex transferase subunit TsaD encodes the protein MVTVLAIETSCDETAVAIVKNRQVCSSIITSQIPVHQQYGGVVPEVASRQHLETINQAIAQALEQAQLDWGQIDAIAATCAPGLVGALLVGLTAAKTLAILYNKPFLGVHHLEGHIYATYLSEPTLDPPFLSLLVSGGHTSLIYVRECGIYETLGETRDDAAGEAFDKVARLLKLGYPGGPVIDKLAQTGNPQAFALPEGRVSLPGGGFHRYDGSFSGLKTAVLRLVQQLEKDAKPLPVADVAASFQETVAKALTKRAIACAIDYRLDTIAVGGGVAANSGLRKNLQAAASEHNIRVLFPPLTFCTDNAAMIACAAADHFSRGHTSPLTLGVESRLPLTQVMKLYVRQ
- a CDS encoding Photosystem I reaction center subunit III, yielding MKRLFALMLVICLAFSFAPPAKALGANLTPCKDNPAFQALAKNARNTTADPESGKKRFERYSQALCGPEGYPHLIVDGRLDRAGDFLIPSILFLYIAGWIGWVGRAYLQAIKKEADTEQKEIQIDLGLALSIIATGFAWPAAALKELLSGELTAKDSEITVSPR